From the Accumulibacter sp. genome, one window contains:
- a CDS encoding baseplate J/gp47 family protein, with amino-acid sequence MPILPPRLDDRSFDDLLEDLLARIPAHTPEWTNPRLGDPGRTLLELFAWLGDALLYRVNLIPERQRLVFLKLLGQGLRPARPAATIVSLAFAQPTELSGLTLAAGARIKAPLPFETLAETTLLPVAGEAWSKQPLADVEAARLEAVIAGLQKVHRIDTVAKGYLATPLFVGGQAASGDGVDVFADSVDRALWLALLAPVAQRPEQQAATNAAARAALGGGDSGATALLSVGVVPAIAAPALFEEVGPRARVPVLWEVVTRAADGINADYLSVEPLPGEVNDTTAGLTRPGVLRLPMPDESLLWAPVNDVGENPRAGVGDNPPRIDDPEKAARLVGWLRLRPRPGSGVASLRLAWVGINAVAVDQRSTLGSRVLGVSTGAADQVFRLPTGSVDVDTLQIQVEEPGRGYQPWQRVDDLAAIAADPLVAREAAVFEVDAEAGSLRFGDGVRGRVPERQMRVRLAHGRFGGGRAGNLPPASLSEVTTARLVGTQRPLPAIKVLQPLASEGGEDAETLARAEQRIPSLLRHGERAVTADDYRRLAQEVPGTDVARVEVMPRFKPRERRFGVPGVVSVMVLPARAFGKAPNPRPDRPFIERVHAHLEQRTPLATELYVIGCEYVPLGVAVAVRVRDGFGREAVLFEVREALRRLLWPLPPYGAGGSGWPLGRTVRERELEVEVSRVAGVAEVGGINLFERVDIDGRGQWRLLTRNTTDGSQSLELTAWQLPELLSVVAVDDSAAGGGAPADLSATANPFADEAAVAVPVVPEVC; translated from the coding sequence ATGCCGATCCTGCCACCCCGTCTCGACGACCGCAGCTTCGACGATCTGCTCGAGGATCTGCTGGCACGCATCCCGGCGCACACGCCGGAATGGACCAACCCGCGCCTCGGCGATCCCGGCCGGACGCTGCTGGAGCTCTTCGCCTGGCTCGGCGATGCGCTGCTCTATCGCGTCAACCTGATTCCCGAACGACAGCGGCTGGTTTTCCTCAAGCTGCTCGGCCAGGGCCTGCGGCCGGCGCGGCCGGCGGCGACGATCGTCAGCCTGGCGTTCGCGCAGCCGACCGAACTGAGCGGGCTGACGCTCGCCGCCGGCGCCCGCATCAAGGCGCCGCTGCCTTTCGAGACGCTGGCCGAGACGACGCTGCTGCCGGTGGCTGGCGAGGCGTGGAGCAAGCAGCCGCTCGCCGACGTCGAGGCGGCGCGTCTCGAGGCGGTGATCGCCGGCCTGCAGAAGGTGCACCGCATCGACACGGTCGCCAAGGGCTACCTGGCGACGCCGCTCTTCGTCGGCGGCCAGGCGGCGAGCGGCGACGGCGTCGATGTCTTCGCCGACAGCGTCGACCGGGCGCTCTGGCTGGCGCTGCTGGCGCCGGTCGCGCAGCGGCCCGAGCAGCAGGCGGCGACCAACGCCGCCGCGCGCGCGGCGCTCGGCGGCGGTGACAGCGGGGCGACGGCACTGCTGTCGGTCGGCGTCGTGCCGGCGATCGCGGCGCCGGCGCTGTTCGAGGAAGTCGGGCCGCGCGCCCGCGTGCCGGTGCTGTGGGAAGTGGTGACGCGCGCCGCCGACGGCATCAACGCCGATTACCTCAGCGTCGAGCCGCTGCCCGGCGAGGTCAACGACACGACCGCAGGACTGACCCGGCCGGGCGTGCTGCGCCTGCCGATGCCCGACGAGTCGCTGCTCTGGGCACCGGTCAACGACGTCGGCGAGAACCCGCGCGCCGGTGTCGGCGACAATCCGCCGCGCATCGACGACCCGGAGAAGGCGGCGCGCCTGGTCGGCTGGCTGCGCCTGCGGCCGCGGCCGGGAAGCGGCGTCGCCAGCCTCCGCCTCGCCTGGGTCGGCATCAACGCCGTTGCCGTCGATCAGCGCAGCACGCTCGGCAGTCGCGTGCTCGGCGTGTCGACCGGTGCCGCCGACCAGGTCTTCCGTCTGCCGACCGGTTCGGTCGATGTCGACACGCTGCAGATCCAGGTCGAGGAGCCGGGTCGTGGCTACCAGCCCTGGCAGCGGGTCGATGACCTCGCCGCGATCGCTGCCGATCCGCTGGTGGCGCGCGAGGCGGCGGTGTTCGAGGTCGATGCCGAGGCCGGCAGCCTGCGTTTCGGCGACGGGGTGCGCGGCCGTGTGCCCGAGCGGCAGATGCGGGTCCGCCTCGCACACGGGCGCTTCGGGGGCGGTCGCGCGGGCAACCTGCCGCCGGCGAGTCTGAGCGAGGTGACGACGGCGCGCCTCGTCGGCACGCAGCGGCCGCTGCCGGCGATCAAGGTCCTGCAGCCGCTCGCCAGCGAGGGCGGCGAGGACGCCGAGACGCTGGCGCGGGCGGAACAGCGGATCCCGTCGCTGTTGCGGCATGGCGAGCGGGCGGTGACCGCTGACGACTACCGCCGCCTGGCGCAGGAGGTGCCGGGGACCGACGTCGCGCGTGTCGAGGTGATGCCGCGCTTCAAGCCGCGCGAACGGCGCTTCGGGGTTCCCGGCGTGGTCAGCGTCATGGTCCTGCCGGCGCGGGCCTTCGGCAAGGCGCCGAACCCGCGTCCCGACCGTCCGTTCATCGAGCGCGTGCATGCCCACCTCGAGCAGCGCACGCCGCTCGCCACCGAACTCTACGTCATCGGCTGCGAGTACGTGCCGCTCGGCGTCGCCGTCGCGGTGCGGGTGCGCGACGGCTTCGGCCGCGAGGCGGTGCTGTTCGAGGTCCGCGAGGCGCTGCGCCGGCTGCTCTGGCCGCTGCCACCGTACGGTGCCGGCGGCAGCGGCTGGCCGCTCGGGCGGACGGTGCGCGAGCGCGAGCTGGAGGTCGAGGTGTCGCGGGTGGCCGGGGTCGCCGAGGTCGGCGGCATCAACCTCTTCGAACGTGTAGACATCGACGGTCGCGGCCAGTGGCGGCTGCTGACGCGCAATACCACCGACGGCAGCCAGTCGCTCGAACTGACGGCATGGCAGTTGCCCGAGCTGCTGAGCGTCGTCGCGGTCGACGACAGCGCGGCTGGTGGCGGCGCGCCGGCCGACCTGTCGGCGACGGCGAATCCCTTCGCCGACGAGGCCGCGGTGGCGGTGCCGGTCGTTCCCGAGGTGTGCTGA